A DNA window from Leptolyngbya sp. KIOST-1 contains the following coding sequences:
- a CDS encoding carbohydrate ABC transporter permease: protein MTTLPTTTTTAPESRDRDRAFRWMRLLLWLAIAFTVIFSLLPVIWQVLTSIKTNAAITQTPVVYLPRLDQLTLTHYVDLFRLNQFHIYMFNSALVAVISTLLCLALGSPAAYALARLRIPGEQAILAVVLIVTLFPYILLFLGLLEVVRAFGLANNYLALIIPYTAINLPLTILVMRSFFQQLPKDLEDSARVDGYNTLQMLGRIVLPMTLPALVTTGILAFIFAWNEYLFALTFMTREEMKTIPVAAAQLGGTTLFEVPYGPLAAATVVGTLPLVLLVLFFQRRIVQGLTSGSVKG from the coding sequence ATGACCACCCTTCCCACCACCACTACTACCGCGCCCGAATCCCGCGATCGCGATCGCGCCTTTCGCTGGATGCGCCTGCTGCTGTGGCTGGCGATCGCCTTTACGGTGATTTTCAGCCTGCTGCCGGTGATCTGGCAGGTGCTGACCTCGATTAAGACCAACGCCGCCATCACCCAAACCCCGGTGGTCTACCTGCCCCGACTCGACCAGCTGACCCTGACCCACTACGTGGATCTGTTTCGGCTCAACCAGTTCCACATCTACATGTTCAACAGCGCCCTGGTGGCGGTGATTTCCACGCTGCTGTGTCTGGCGCTGGGGTCGCCTGCGGCCTACGCCCTGGCCCGGCTGCGAATTCCTGGGGAGCAGGCGATCCTGGCGGTGGTGCTGATTGTGACGCTATTCCCCTACATTTTGCTGTTTTTGGGCCTGCTGGAGGTGGTGCGGGCCTTTGGGCTGGCCAACAACTACCTGGCGCTGATCATTCCCTACACCGCCATCAACCTGCCGCTGACGATTTTGGTGATGCGCAGCTTCTTTCAGCAGTTGCCCAAAGATCTGGAAGACTCGGCCCGGGTGGACGGCTACAACACCCTGCAAATGCTGGGGCGCATTGTGCTGCCCATGACCCTGCCCGCCCTGGTCACCACCGGCATTCTGGCCTTCATTTTTGCGTGGAATGAGTACCTGTTTGCCCTCACCTTCATGACCCGCGAAGAGATGAAAACCATTCCCGTAGCCGCAGCCCAGCTCGGCGGCACCACCCTGTTTGAAGTGCCCTACGGCCCCCTGGCCGCCGCTACGGTGGTCGGCACCCTGCCCCTGGTGCTGCTGGTGCTGTTCTTCCAGCGCCGCATCGTGCAGGGCCTCACTTCAGGGTCGGTGAAGGGGTAG
- a CDS encoding ABC transporter ATP-binding protein, with the protein MAKLELQDITKAYSRDIVPVKRLNLAVEDQEFLTLVGPSGCGKSTILRLIAGLDQPTEGRVVIGDRDVSPLPPGDRNIAMVFQSYALYPHMTVGENIASGLKLRHLPSGDIQKRVQEVSGLLGLDPLLSRKPAKLSGGQRQRVALARALVRDPDVFLLDEPLSNLDALLREQVRADLKQIFADQKSPIVYVTHDQTEAMTLSTKVAVLNNGYLQQLGHPHEIYKTPANRFVASFIGSPQMNLIPLSRTGNDVALGKFRVPLPRGVSSASVILGIRPEHLRLPREGDALTVTGSVFLVENLGMHDLVSLRVQGDPNLTLRAILPADATWSQENLTLALPPDTIHWFDGETEQRLTV; encoded by the coding sequence ATGGCCAAACTCGAACTGCAAGACATCACCAAAGCCTACAGCCGCGACATTGTGCCGGTAAAACGGCTCAACCTGGCGGTAGAAGACCAGGAATTTTTGACCCTGGTGGGGCCGTCGGGCTGTGGTAAATCGACGATTTTGCGGCTGATTGCGGGGCTGGACCAGCCCACCGAAGGCCGGGTGGTGATCGGCGATCGCGATGTCAGCCCGCTGCCGCCGGGCGATCGCAACATCGCCATGGTGTTCCAGAGCTACGCCCTCTACCCCCACATGACCGTGGGCGAAAACATTGCCTCGGGGCTCAAGCTGCGCCACCTGCCCTCGGGCGACATTCAAAAGCGGGTGCAGGAGGTGTCTGGGCTGCTGGGCCTCGACCCCCTGCTCAGTCGCAAACCGGCCAAGCTGTCGGGGGGACAGCGCCAGCGGGTGGCCCTGGCCCGGGCTCTGGTGCGCGACCCCGATGTATTTTTGCTCGACGAGCCGCTCAGCAACCTAGACGCCCTGCTGCGGGAGCAGGTGCGGGCCGACCTGAAGCAGATCTTTGCCGACCAAAAATCGCCCATTGTCTACGTCACCCACGACCAGACCGAGGCCATGACCCTCTCCACCAAGGTGGCGGTGCTGAACAACGGCTACCTGCAGCAGCTGGGCCACCCCCACGAAATCTACAAAACCCCGGCCAATCGGTTTGTGGCCAGCTTCATCGGCAGCCCCCAGATGAACCTGATTCCCCTCAGCCGCACGGGTAACGATGTGGCTTTGGGCAAGTTTCGGGTACCGCTGCCGCGTGGGGTGTCGTCTGCCTCGGTGATCCTGGGCATTCGCCCCGAGCACCTGCGACTGCCCCGCGAAGGGGATGCCCTCACGGTTACAGGCAGCGTGTTTTTGGTAGAAAACCTGGGCATGCACGACCTGGTCAGCCTCCGAGTACAGGGCGACCCAAATCTTACCCTGCGCGCCATTCTCCCCGCCGATGCCACCTGGAGCCAGGAAAATTTGACCCTGGCCCTGCCGCCAGACACCATTCACTGGTTCGACGGCGAAACCGAACAGCGGCTTACGGTTTAG
- a CDS encoding ABC transporter permease translates to MLPTLQNAYQYALDNSDRLLTAVQQHLLLVAVPLAIGLLVGLPLGLWSARSRAVSTVMLNGFNALRVIPSLAVLFLAVPVLGLNFSSAVLALTLLVMPPILISTDVAFRNISPAIREAAIGMGMPPSDILKTVEIPLALPVIIAGIKTATVEVIASATLAAFVGAGGLGAFIVLGFAAYDPAILLVGAVPVALLALLAEVGLSAVQRAAQAPGGEGSYTNRG, encoded by the coding sequence ATGCTGCCGACGCTGCAAAACGCCTACCAGTATGCGCTGGACAACAGCGATCGCCTCCTCACCGCCGTGCAACAGCACCTGCTGCTGGTGGCGGTGCCCCTGGCGATTGGGCTACTGGTGGGGCTGCCATTGGGGCTGTGGAGTGCGCGATCGCGCGCTGTCTCCACCGTCATGCTGAACGGCTTCAACGCGCTGCGGGTAATCCCTAGCCTGGCGGTGCTGTTTCTGGCGGTGCCGGTGCTGGGGCTGAACTTTTCCTCGGCGGTACTGGCCCTTACCCTGCTGGTAATGCCGCCTATCTTAATCAGTACCGACGTGGCGTTTCGCAATATCAGCCCCGCCATTCGCGAGGCGGCAATCGGCATGGGTATGCCCCCCAGCGATATTCTTAAAACTGTCGAAATTCCCCTGGCGCTGCCGGTGATCATTGCAGGCATCAAAACCGCTACGGTGGAGGTGATCGCCAGCGCGACCCTGGCGGCCTTCGTCGGCGCAGGCGGGCTGGGAGCCTTTATTGTGCTGGGCTTTGCCGCCTACGACCCGGCAATTTTGCTGGTAGGGGCGGTACCCGTAGCGCTGCTGGCGCTGCTGGCGGAGGTGGGGCTGAGCGCGGTGCAGCGAGCCGCCCAGGCTCCAGGCGGGGAAGGCAGTTACACAAATAGAGGCTAG
- the ribBA gene encoding bifunctional 3,4-dihydroxy-2-butanone-4-phosphate synthase/GTP cyclohydrolase II — protein MLDSTSEMPEAASQSTSEFQFDSIELALHDLAAGKSIVVVDDENRENEGDVICAAQFATPDIINFMAVEARGLICLAMTGERLDQLDLPLMVSPSAFEDENEQTAFTVSIDAALSWGVTTGISADDRARTIQVAINPNARPQDLRRPGHIFPLRAKDGGVLKRAGHTEAGVDLARLAGLYPAGVICEIQNPDGSMARLPELVDYAKTFGLKLISIADLISYRLQHERFVQREAVATMPTQFGEFAIYAYRNLLDGSEHVAMVKGDPATFADQPVMVRVHSECLTGDAFGSLRCDCRMQLQAALKMIDAAGRGVVVYLRQEGRGIGLVNKLKAYSLQDMGLDTVEANEKLGLPVDQRNYGVGAQILNDIGVKQFCLITNNPRKIAGIKGYGLEMVNRVPLIIEATPYNSGYLATKAQKLGHLLMHTYLATVAIHWRSTGLTVQDRYQKLEQLRGLAQSLGLMLQEEARPVAAALFSQPDVIVNLGLEGVTDAGADAWYRDCNEPKMQAIATLLDKLAAWADIDQLAFLISGGSDPFSGLQVKLDRQVFQRDGAPTAETVKPSDLCGSLESQRIYVFSSHVPAD, from the coding sequence GTGCTTGACTCAACCTCGGAGATGCCCGAAGCCGCCAGCCAATCCACCTCCGAATTTCAGTTTGATTCGATTGAGTTGGCCCTCCACGACCTGGCCGCCGGGAAATCGATTGTCGTTGTTGACGACGAGAACCGCGAGAACGAGGGCGATGTGATCTGCGCCGCCCAGTTTGCCACCCCCGACATCATCAACTTCATGGCGGTGGAAGCGCGGGGGCTGATCTGCCTGGCCATGACCGGAGAACGGCTCGACCAGCTCGACCTGCCGCTGATGGTCAGCCCCAGCGCCTTTGAAGACGAAAACGAGCAGACCGCCTTCACCGTCAGCATCGATGCCGCCCTCAGCTGGGGCGTCACCACCGGCATTTCCGCCGACGATCGCGCCCGCACCATTCAAGTCGCCATCAACCCCAACGCCCGTCCCCAGGATCTGCGCCGTCCCGGCCACATTTTTCCGCTGCGGGCCAAAGACGGCGGCGTGCTGAAGCGGGCGGGCCACACCGAGGCGGGGGTCGATCTGGCCCGGCTGGCCGGGCTGTACCCCGCTGGCGTAATCTGCGAAATTCAAAATCCCGATGGCTCGATGGCGCGGCTGCCCGAGCTGGTGGACTACGCTAAAACCTTTGGCCTCAAGCTGATCAGCATCGCTGATTTGATCAGCTACCGCTTGCAGCACGAGCGCTTTGTGCAGCGCGAGGCTGTCGCCACCATGCCCACCCAGTTTGGTGAGTTTGCCATTTACGCTTACCGCAACCTGCTGGATGGTTCTGAGCACGTGGCCATGGTCAAAGGCGACCCCGCCACCTTCGCCGACCAGCCGGTGATGGTGCGGGTTCACTCCGAATGCCTCACGGGCGACGCCTTTGGCTCTTTGCGCTGCGACTGCCGCATGCAGCTCCAGGCGGCGCTCAAAATGATCGATGCTGCCGGGCGGGGCGTGGTAGTCTACCTGCGCCAGGAGGGGCGCGGCATTGGCCTGGTGAACAAGCTCAAGGCCTACTCGCTCCAGGATATGGGCCTCGATACGGTGGAGGCCAACGAAAAGCTGGGCCTGCCCGTGGACCAGCGCAACTACGGTGTCGGGGCGCAAATCCTCAACGACATCGGCGTCAAGCAGTTTTGTCTGATCACCAACAACCCCCGCAAAATTGCGGGTATCAAAGGCTATGGCCTGGAGATGGTGAACCGGGTGCCGCTGATTATCGAGGCGACCCCCTACAACTCGGGCTATCTGGCCACCAAGGCCCAAAAGCTGGGCCACCTGCTGATGCACACCTACCTGGCCACAGTGGCGATTCACTGGCGCAGCACGGGGCTGACGGTCCAGGACCGCTACCAAAAGCTAGAGCAGCTACGTGGCCTGGCCCAGTCGCTGGGGCTGATGCTGCAAGAGGAGGCCCGCCCGGTGGCTGCGGCTCTATTCAGCCAGCCCGATGTGATTGTCAATTTGGGCCTGGAGGGGGTAACGGATGCGGGGGCCGACGCCTGGTACCGCGACTGTAATGAGCCGAAAATGCAGGCGATCGCCACCCTGCTCGACAAACTCGCCGCCTGGGCCGACATCGACCAGCTGGCGTTTCTGATCTCCGGCGGCAGCGATCCCTTCAGCGGCTTGCAGGTCAAACTCGATCGCCAGGTGTTCCAGCGCGACGGGGCACCCACCGCCGAAACCGTCAAACCCTCCGACCTCTGCGGCAGCCTGGAAAGCCAGCGCATCTACGTCTTCTCCAGCCACGTCCCAGCGGATTAG
- the argC gene encoding N-acetyl-gamma-glutamyl-phosphate reductase, with translation MSESAAGKIQVGIVGASGYGGVQLVRLLSQHPEVELVYLGGDSSAGQPYTEIYPHLAESVNLTVEAVDLDAIAQRCQAVFLSLPNGLAYTMAPTLLERGCKVLDLSADYRFENLNTYQAWYGGERSDQVTAAEAVYGLPELFRDRIRDARLVGCPGCYPTASLLGIAPLLKQGLAQPETLIIDAKSGTSGGGRVAKTGMLLAEASNSLGAYGVARHRHTPEIEQICTHLARHEVMVQFTPHLIPMVRGILATIYATLRDPGLVRDDLLTIYSAFYRASPWVTVLPNGTYPQTKWAWGTNRCYIGLETDPRTGRVIVMSAIDNLMKGQASQAVQCFNLMMGLEEGLGLPTTTFYP, from the coding sequence ATGAGTGAGTCAGCAGCAGGAAAAATTCAGGTCGGTATTGTGGGGGCATCGGGCTATGGAGGGGTGCAGTTGGTGCGCCTGCTGAGCCAGCACCCTGAGGTAGAACTGGTATATCTGGGCGGCGACAGCAGCGCCGGGCAGCCCTACACCGAGATCTACCCTCACCTGGCCGAGTCGGTCAATTTGACGGTGGAGGCGGTCGATTTGGACGCGATCGCCCAGCGCTGTCAGGCCGTCTTCCTCTCGCTGCCCAACGGATTGGCCTATACCATGGCCCCCACCCTGCTGGAGCGGGGCTGCAAGGTGCTCGATCTGTCCGCCGACTACCGGTTTGAAAATTTGAACACCTACCAGGCTTGGTACGGCGGCGAGCGCAGCGATCAGGTCACCGCCGCCGAAGCCGTCTATGGGCTACCGGAACTATTCCGCGATCGCATTCGCGATGCCCGCCTGGTGGGCTGCCCCGGCTGCTACCCCACCGCCAGCCTGTTGGGCATTGCGCCCCTGCTCAAGCAGGGGCTGGCCCAGCCCGAAACCCTGATCATCGACGCCAAGTCGGGTACCTCCGGCGGCGGACGAGTAGCCAAAACCGGCATGCTGCTAGCCGAGGCGAGCAACTCCCTCGGGGCCTACGGCGTTGCTCGCCACCGCCACACCCCCGAAATTGAGCAGATTTGCACTCATCTGGCCCGCCACGAGGTTATGGTGCAGTTTACCCCCCACCTGATTCCCATGGTGCGGGGGATTCTGGCCACGATCTATGCCACCCTGCGCGACCCCGGCCTGGTGCGCGACGATCTGCTCACCATCTACAGCGCCTTCTACCGCGCTTCCCCCTGGGTGACGGTGCTGCCCAACGGCACCTACCCCCAAACCAAGTGGGCCTGGGGCACCAACCGCTGCTACATTGGGCTCGAAACCGACCCCCGCACCGGGCGAGTGATTGTCATGTCCGCGATCGACAACCTGATGAAGGGTCAGGCCTCCCAGGCGGTGCAGTGCTTCAACCTGATGATGGGGCTGGAAGAAGGGCTGGGGCTGCCTACCACGACGTTTTATCCGTAG
- a CDS encoding metallophosphoesterase — protein MPRRLFIGDIHGHYDGLQRLWDAIAPESDDEIYCVGDLIDRGPKSADVVDFIRRHATNCVRGNHEQLILDTFIDGKINPPTLQGWIFSGGQATLTSYHGAASTLEDHLEWLRQLPLYIDLGDLWLVHAGVNPMLPIAEQSSYEMCWIRETFHSSLTPFFSDKLIITGHTITFTFPGVDPGQIVAGRGWLDIDTGVYHPRSGWLTALDWDNQIVYQVNVFEPIERVRSCAEAITYLDPTLIKKRPRHVATRAAF, from the coding sequence ATGCCCCGAAGACTTTTTATTGGCGATATACACGGTCACTACGACGGCCTACAGCGGCTGTGGGATGCGATCGCGCCTGAGTCCGACGACGAGATTTACTGCGTCGGTGATTTGATCGATCGCGGCCCCAAGAGTGCCGATGTGGTCGATTTCATTCGCCGCCACGCCACCAACTGCGTGCGGGGCAACCACGAGCAGCTCATCCTCGACACCTTCATCGACGGCAAAATCAATCCCCCCACTCTTCAGGGTTGGATCTTTAGCGGCGGCCAGGCCACTCTTACCAGCTACCATGGCGCCGCTTCTACCCTGGAAGACCACCTGGAGTGGCTGCGGCAGCTTCCCCTCTATATCGACTTGGGTGACCTGTGGCTGGTGCACGCCGGGGTCAACCCCATGCTGCCCATCGCCGAGCAGAGCAGCTACGAAATGTGCTGGATTCGCGAAACTTTCCACAGCAGCCTGACGCCCTTTTTCTCCGACAAGCTGATCATCACCGGGCACACCATTACGTTCACATTCCCCGGCGTAGACCCCGGTCAAATTGTCGCTGGGCGCGGCTGGCTCGATATTGACACCGGCGTCTACCATCCCCGCAGCGGCTGGCTCACGGCGCTCGACTGGGATAACCAGATCGTCTACCAGGTGAATGTGTTTGAACCGATCGAACGGGTGCGATCGTGCGCCGAGGCGATCACCTACCTCGACCCTACGTTGATCAAAAAGCGCCCCCGCCATGTGGCCACCCGCGCCGCATTTTAG
- a CDS encoding GFA family protein has protein sequence MTMACHCTGCQRMTASAFSLSTLYPSSEFRVTQGETVIGGLHGATRHYFCAHCMSWLFTRPEGMDDFVNVRSTMMEDAQSFSPFIETYTDEKLPWATTSAVHSFEKFPQPENFPALLAEFAEQPD, from the coding sequence ATGACTATGGCGTGCCACTGCACCGGGTGCCAGCGCATGACCGCCAGCGCCTTTAGCTTGAGCACGCTGTATCCCAGCAGCGAGTTCAGGGTAACCCAGGGGGAGACCGTCATCGGCGGGCTGCACGGGGCAACCCGTCACTATTTCTGTGCCCACTGCATGAGCTGGCTATTCACGCGCCCCGAGGGCATGGATGACTTCGTCAACGTGCGATCGACGATGATGGAAGACGCGCAATCTTTCAGCCCATTCATCGAGACCTACACCGACGAAAAGCTGCCGTGGGCAACGACCTCTGCCGTCCACAGCTTTGAAAAATTTCCGCAGCCAGAGAATTTTCCGGCGCTGCTCGCGGAGTTTGCCGAACAACCTGATTAA
- a CDS encoding elongation factor G: MTQNVLSNRRNVALVGAYSSGKTTLLESMLSVTGAITRKGSVDEGNTLGDSSPEARARAMTVELNAASTEYGGICFTFVDCPGSVELQQETNHALMGVDAAIVVCEADPNKVLTLSPLLQFLDTWEIPHLIWINKLDRANGTFAEVLAALRQVSSRPVIPQQYPIRQNHDLVGFIDLVTEQAFHYHPGAPADPVPLPPSLQAEEQAARAEMLETLADYDDHLLEELLEDITPPEDEIVRDLKMELGADLIVPVFIGVALADYGVRPLLDALVKEAPEPSVTCDRRGITCDDATLAQVLKTYYTPQGGKLSLVRVWCGELKDGDSLNGDRMGGLYDLMGTQQNSLSRAEAGRIVAVARLEGAQTGDTLTPQGTPDTLLPKAPAIDPVYALAITPAKRSDEVKLSAALTKLLEEDPSLFWEQHGDTHEVILWGQGDVHLKLAIDRLSRKYNLPMATHLPQVPYKETIRQAKESVHGRYKHQSGGHGQFGDVYLSIQPLPRGDGFAFSDTIVGGVVPKQYIPSVETGVREYLDHGPLGFPVVDVAVTLTNGSYHNVDSSDNAFKQAARLAMQEGLAACTPTLLEPIAQVEISVPSLYTSNVLKLITGRRGQILGYEGKADWPGWDVVTGHLPQAEMQTMILELRSLTMGVGFFKWTYDHLDPVPEKLTERILASTGGDR; encoded by the coding sequence ATGACCCAAAACGTCCTTTCAAACCGGCGCAATGTGGCGCTGGTAGGTGCTTACTCCAGCGGTAAGACGACCCTCTTAGAAAGCATGCTCTCGGTCACGGGAGCCATTACCCGCAAGGGCAGCGTCGATGAGGGCAATACCCTCGGCGATAGCTCCCCGGAGGCCCGCGCCCGCGCCATGACCGTTGAACTAAATGCCGCCAGTACTGAGTACGGCGGCATTTGTTTTACGTTCGTTGACTGCCCCGGCTCGGTAGAGCTTCAGCAGGAAACCAACCATGCCCTGATGGGAGTCGATGCGGCGATCGTGGTTTGCGAAGCCGACCCCAACAAGGTCCTCACCCTCTCGCCCCTGTTGCAATTTCTCGACACCTGGGAAATTCCGCACCTGATCTGGATCAACAAGCTCGATCGCGCCAACGGCACCTTTGCCGAGGTACTAGCCGCCCTGCGCCAGGTGTCCTCGCGCCCGGTAATTCCGCAGCAGTACCCGATTCGCCAAAACCACGACCTGGTGGGCTTTATCGACCTGGTGACTGAGCAAGCTTTTCACTACCATCCCGGTGCCCCCGCCGACCCTGTGCCGCTGCCCCCTTCGCTTCAGGCAGAGGAACAGGCCGCCCGCGCCGAAATGCTCGAAACCCTGGCCGACTACGACGATCACTTGCTCGAAGAACTGCTGGAGGACATTACTCCCCCCGAAGACGAAATTGTTCGCGACCTGAAAATGGAGCTGGGGGCCGACCTGATTGTGCCCGTGTTTATTGGCGTGGCCCTGGCCGACTACGGCGTGCGGCCCCTGCTCGACGCGCTGGTGAAAGAAGCGCCCGAACCGAGCGTGACCTGCGATCGCCGTGGCATTACCTGCGACGATGCCACCCTGGCCCAGGTGCTCAAGACCTACTACACGCCCCAGGGCGGCAAGCTGTCGCTGGTGCGGGTGTGGTGCGGTGAGTTGAAAGATGGCGATAGCCTGAATGGGGACCGCATGGGCGGCCTCTACGACCTGATGGGCACCCAGCAAAACAGCCTCAGCCGGGCCGAAGCGGGCCGGATTGTGGCCGTCGCTCGTCTGGAGGGTGCCCAGACGGGCGACACCCTCACGCCCCAAGGCACCCCCGACACCCTGCTGCCCAAAGCCCCGGCAATCGATCCGGTCTACGCCCTGGCCATTACCCCCGCCAAGCGCAGCGACGAAGTCAAGCTCAGCGCCGCCCTCACCAAGCTGCTGGAAGAAGACCCCTCGCTCTTCTGGGAGCAGCACGGCGACACCCACGAGGTGATTCTCTGGGGCCAGGGCGATGTACACCTGAAGCTGGCGATCGATCGCCTCAGCCGCAAGTACAACCTGCCTATGGCCACCCACCTGCCCCAGGTGCCCTACAAAGAGACTATTCGCCAGGCCAAGGAGTCGGTGCACGGGCGCTATAAGCACCAGAGCGGTGGCCACGGCCAGTTTGGCGATGTGTACCTCTCCATTCAGCCGCTGCCGCGCGGCGATGGCTTTGCCTTTAGCGACACCATCGTAGGCGGCGTGGTGCCCAAGCAGTACATCCCCAGCGTCGAAACCGGCGTGCGCGAGTACCTCGACCACGGGCCGCTGGGTTTCCCGGTGGTGGATGTGGCGGTGACGCTCACCAATGGCTCGTACCACAACGTCGATAGCTCCGACAATGCCTTTAAGCAGGCGGCCCGCCTCGCCATGCAGGAGGGACTGGCCGCCTGCACCCCTACCCTACTCGAACCCATTGCCCAGGTCGAAATTTCGGTGCCCAGCCTCTACACCTCCAACGTGTTGAAGCTGATCACGGGTCGGCGTGGCCAGATTTTGGGCTACGAGGGCAAGGCTGACTGGCCCGGCTGGGATGTGGTGACGGGGCACCTGCCCCAGGCCGAAATGCAAACCATGATTTTGGAACTCCGGTCGCTGACCATGGGCGTGGGCTTCTTTAAATGGACCTACGATCACCTCGACCCGGTGCCCGAGAAGCTGACGGAGCGGATATTGGCCAGTACGGGGGGCGATCGCTAA
- a CDS encoding PD-(D/E)XK nuclease family protein: MLTLTQSHLRQLETCPRRFQYGYLEQVPVPTDPEMLERQRWGTQFHLVMQQRELGLPIEGFLREDAVLDAAVQGLLAAAPELFAPQGDRFRQSEHRRTLAFNGYLLAAVYDLLVLEPGRGQIIDWKTYQRPSTQAQLAKAWQTRLYLYLLVETSELTPDQVSMTYWFVAPPGAEARSEPPSSSIISYSAAQHQRTEADLRRLTDRLTDLLAPGGDLPQADPDRGHCDRCSYTVRCQRGSDRFGTEAVVLPAIADIAEVPL; this comes from the coding sequence ATGCTTACCCTCACCCAGAGCCACCTGCGCCAGCTAGAGACCTGTCCCCGCCGCTTTCAGTACGGCTATCTGGAGCAGGTGCCGGTACCCACCGACCCGGAGATGCTGGAGCGGCAGCGGTGGGGCACTCAGTTTCACCTGGTGATGCAGCAGCGGGAACTGGGCCTGCCCATTGAGGGCTTTCTCAGAGAAGACGCGGTTTTGGATGCGGCGGTACAGGGGTTACTGGCTGCGGCACCGGAGCTGTTTGCGCCCCAGGGCGATCGCTTTCGCCAGAGCGAGCACCGCCGCACCCTGGCCTTCAACGGCTACCTCCTGGCCGCCGTCTACGATCTGCTGGTGCTGGAGCCAGGCCGGGGCCAGATCATTGACTGGAAAACCTATCAGCGTCCTTCCACGCAGGCACAGCTAGCAAAGGCATGGCAGACCCGTCTATACCTCTATCTCCTGGTTGAAACCAGTGAGCTGACCCCGGACCAGGTCTCGATGACCTACTGGTTTGTCGCCCCTCCCGGTGCAGAAGCTCGCTCTGAGCCACCCAGCAGCAGCATCATTTCCTACAGCGCGGCCCAGCATCAGCGCACCGAGGCCGATCTGCGGCGACTGACCGATCGCCTCACGGATCTATTGGCCCCTGGCGGCGATCTGCCCCAGGCGGACCCAGACCGGGGCCACTGTGATCGGTGCTCCTACACGGTGCGCTGCCAGCGGGGGAGCGATCGCTTTGGTACAGAGGCGGTGGTGCTGCCTGCGATCGCTGACATTGCCGAAGTGCCTCTTTAG
- the hemE gene encoding uroporphyrinogen decarboxylase translates to MTAVNQVPLLLRAARHEVLERPPVWMMRQAGRYMKVYRDLRDKYPSFRDRSENADLAIEISLQPWRAFRPDGVIMFSDILTPLPGMGIPFDIVESKGPIIDPPIRTQAQIDAVHELDPETALPYIRTILQTLRSEVGNDAAVLGFVGSPWTLAAYAVEGKTSKSYTNIKGMAFSEPAMLHTLLGKLADNIAQYVRYQIDCGAQVVQLFDSWAGQLSPMDYRTFALPYQQRVVQQVKQTHPDTPLILYISGSAGIFDLMGESGVDIVSVDWTVDMAEARRRLGPSIGVQGNIDPAILFGSQALIRDRILDTIQKAGNRGHILNLGHGILPGTPEENAAYFFETAKNVDKLLATV, encoded by the coding sequence ATGACCGCAGTGAACCAGGTACCTTTGTTGCTCCGCGCCGCCCGCCACGAGGTGCTCGAGCGTCCCCCGGTATGGATGATGCGCCAGGCAGGGCGCTACATGAAGGTGTACCGCGATCTGCGCGATAAGTATCCCTCCTTTCGCGATCGCTCGGAAAATGCCGACCTGGCGATCGAGATCTCCCTCCAGCCCTGGCGGGCCTTTCGCCCCGACGGGGTGATCATGTTCTCGGATATTCTGACGCCGCTGCCGGGCATGGGCATTCCCTTCGACATCGTTGAGAGCAAGGGGCCGATCATCGACCCGCCCATTCGCACCCAGGCGCAGATCGACGCGGTGCACGAGCTGGATCCTGAAACGGCGCTGCCCTACATTCGCACCATTCTGCAGACCCTGCGTAGCGAAGTGGGCAACGATGCGGCGGTGCTGGGCTTTGTGGGTTCCCCCTGGACCCTGGCGGCCTACGCGGTGGAGGGCAAAACCTCCAAGAGCTACACCAATATCAAGGGCATGGCGTTCAGCGAACCCGCCATGCTGCACACTCTGCTGGGCAAGCTGGCCGACAACATTGCCCAGTACGTGCGCTACCAGATTGACTGCGGCGCGCAGGTGGTGCAGTTGTTTGACTCCTGGGCCGGGCAGCTCAGCCCCATGGACTACCGCACCTTTGCGCTGCCCTATCAGCAGCGGGTGGTGCAGCAGGTAAAGCAGACCCACCCTGACACCCCGCTGATTCTCTACATCAGCGGCAGTGCCGGGATCTTTGACCTGATGGGCGAGTCGGGGGTCGATATCGTCAGCGTGGACTGGACGGTGGACATGGCGGAGGCCCGCCGCCGCCTGGGCCCCAGCATTGGCGTGCAGGGCAACATTGACCCGGCGATTTTGTTTGGCTCCCAGGCGCTGATCCGCGATCGCATTCTCGACACCATTCAGAAAGCGGGCAATCGGGGCCACATTCTCAACCTGGGCCACGGCATTCTCCCCGGCACTCCTGAGGAAAACGCCGCCTACTTCTTCGAGACGGCCAAGAACGTCGACAAGCTGCTGGCGACGGTTTAG